From a region of the Dictyostelium discoideum AX4 chromosome 2 chromosome, whole genome shotgun sequence genome:
- the tgrJ1 gene encoding IPT/TIG domain-containing protein — translation MKIKYISIFVILIYKFLFSKPECIFTKDESPNSLVVTKLNCTKQVESFTLYDNKAIEVSLEKAADGYYFDILNYPYKNKLYDISALVFFIPEISSFPKMPTTGGNFNFEYNLAYRSNGMVKPIILNGVNFWPIYNSTLDLFNIQIPKGCGILKFYYDNRLGKWNFFDATYEMGSIPVDPLLDGEGSFTIKGSNLFNTSIEIFSKNDIYSNRKEFGIINDDHTEVKFSINEARYQGLWKIDVKICDTFYRSYTFSFSPELIRMEGVLNNNGGNVTFTGNHLRSKQNVTGTFGNKRIECFNTNSSKSITCTLPTRKNYGFLGYNIPLTVTIDGEYTSNTIKISYDLPLIQNVQQRGNSQIFNVTGVYLSKVIVITVITGMSMKTNITKMNSTSTLEEPGFFIESNNTIFIFLPNNTQPGFMELAIEDGDESFRAPRYNFKITPTITDGQSFKSNTPGDDLKIKGIFMRTVDFDGRDIPLTFESEPDGPICIHSKDGDGLSFTCVLKSGFGSNHTINIYYNLLQIGSFNVSYNPPQLTEVYQEKNGNIKINGYNLGDSIKDSIITVVFSGGITLNGTVIASGHEYLIFGYPVGNKKTASYRFQLGDQQSNMLEQYTLKPIIENSDPAVPCGGGMVTINGHYFFDYAKDTTTVTIGKVVCNISSINVTTIECTIAPNLRSLSPRYTSGSKRLLITSSSADTERMYNYQLPSAGYYYKFEPPTITNTSSIDQTALITIYGTSFGDSNLEILIDGKPCTQHEIDIHTYSSVSCNVTNYAEMLKYNYSDTKFNISISVDGQYFIAEIFQFKCKFYKYIHTSISQLFIYYCCSFRYLDNLRLKVRAKHATQISKHYTFGDQRAPKGPKSPYYDFLKKLSRFPLIRRYFKEHND, via the exons atgaaaataaaatatatatctatttttgtaattttaatttataaatttttattttccaaacCAGAATGTATTTTTACGAAGGATGAATCACCAAACTCATTGGTGGTAACTAAACTAAATTGCACAAAACAGGTAGAATCATTTACCCTATATGATAATAAAGCAATTGAAGTTAGTCTAGAAAAGGCTGCTGATggatattattttgatattcTCAATTACCCATACAAAAACAAGCTATACGACATTTCGgctttagttttttttataccaGAGATCTCTTCGTTTCCAAAAATGCCAACCACTGGTGGAAATTTTAACTTTGAATATAATCTTGCATATAGGTCAAATGGGATGGTAAAACCTATTATATTAAATGGTGTTAATTTTTGGCCTATCTATAACTCTACATTGGACCTTTTCAATATCCAAATACCCAAAGGATGcggtattttaaaattttattatgatAATAGGTTGGGCAAATGGAACTTTTTCGATGCTACGTATGAAATGGGTTCAATACCAGTAGATCCATTACTTGATGGTGAGGGTAGTTTTACTATTAAAGGAAGTAACCTGTTTAACACCTCCattgaaattttttcaaaaaatgatatCTACTCCAATCGCAAAGAGTTTGGTATTATTAATGATGACCACACCGAggttaaattttcaataaatgaaGCAAGATATCAGGGTCTCTGGAAAATAGATGTCAAAATATGTGACACATTTTATAGAAGTTATACTTTCTCATTTTCACCAGAACTGATAAGAATGGAAGGAGTTCTAAACAATAATGGTGGAAATGTTACATTTACTGGAAATCATTTAAGATCTAAACAAAATGTTACCGGTACTTTTGGTAATAAAAGAATTGAATGTTTCAACACCAATTCTTCAAAAAGTATAACATGCACTCTCCCAACTCGTAAAAACTATGGTTTTCTTGGCTATAATATTCCATTAACTGTTACT aTTGATGGTGAATACACAAgcaatacaattaaaatatcctATGATCTTCCATTGATTCAAAATGTTCAACAAAGGGGAAATTCACAGATTTTCAATGTAACTGGTGTATATCTTTCTAaagttattgttattactgtAATTACTGGTATGAGTATGAAAACCAATATTACCAAAATGAATTCTACATCAACATTGGAAGAACCtggtttttttattgaaagtAATAATACCATTTTCATATTCCTACCAAATAATACCCAGCCTGGTTTTATGGAACTCGCTATTGAGGATGGTGATGAATCATTTAGAGCTCCAAGATATAATTTCAAGATCACTCCAACTATTACTGATGGTCAAAGctttaaatcaaatacacctggtgatgatttaaaaattaaaggtATCTTTATGAGAACTGTAGATTTTGATGGTAGAGATATCCCATTAACATTTGAGAGTGAGCCTGATGGTCCAATTTGTATTCATTCGAAAGATGGTGATGGTTTATCATTTACTTGTGTTTTAAAATCTGGCTTCGGGTCAAACCACACGATAAACATTTACTATAATCTTTTACAAATTGGTTCATTTAATGTTAGTTACAATCCTCCACAACTTACTGAAGTTTATCAAGAGAAAAATGGtaacattaaaattaatggttATAACCTAGGTGACTCTATTAAGGATTCGATAATAACTGTTGTTTTTTCTGGTGGCATTACATTAAATGGTACAGTAATAGCAAGTGGCCATGAGTATCTTATATTTGGTTATCCTGTAGGTAATAAAAAGACTGCAAGCTATAGATTCCAACTTGGTGATCAACAAAGTAATATGCTTGAACAATACACTTTGAAAcctattattgaaaatagtGATCCTGCAGTGCCATGTGGTGGTGGAATGGTTACTATTAATGGTCATTACTTTTTTGACTATGCCAAAGATACAACAACCGTTACCATTGGTAAAGTAGTGTGTAATATTTCTTCAATTAATGTTACAACCATTGAATGTACAATTGCACCAAATCTTAGATCACTTTCACCACGTTATACATCTGGTTCTAAAAGATTACTAATCACAAGTTCAAGTGCTGATACTGAAAGAATGTATAACTACCAACTACCATCTGCAGGCTATTACTACAAATTTGAACCACCAACCATCACAAACACATCTTCAATCGATCAAACTGCTCTAATCACTATATATGGTACATCATTTGGTGATTCAAATCTTGAAATTCTAATTGATGGCAAACCATGCACACAACATGAAATTGACATTCACACCTACTCTAGTGTATCCTGTAATGTAACCAACTATGCTGAAATGCTAAAATATAACTACTCTGATACTAAATTCAATATCAGTATCTCTGTTGATGGTCAATACTTTATTGCTGAAATTTTCCAATTTAAATGTAAGTTTTAtaaatacatacatacatcaATCTCTcaactatttatttattactgTTGCt CATTTAGATATCTTGATAATTTACGTCTAAAAGTTCGTGCAAAGCATGCTACTCAAATCTCTAAACATTACACATTTGGTGATCAAAGAGCTCCAAAAGGTCCTAAAAGTCCTTACTATGATTTCTTAAAGAAATTATCTAGATTCCCACTCATTAGACGTTATTTCAAAGAACATaatgattaa
- the tgrK1 gene encoding immunoglobulin E-set domain-containing protein — protein MITLKTILFLIFLVSFVSSDNKIKPPIAWEVIRNETSLILTYYKSQPYVTSLIMFKDKTTPRTDFPNYFNCSLIVGEFRYCIFHSELPFSRFWGSIYSKVCAREEADPREDCTSYTLDEVIYIHPYNVKFSGPVPTSGGDIIINGTFLRISGGPNTMDYVVHGSFSKVVVKGNFSDPSFNCNNITVTIPPGGGFFKLIFGELGGGEFDISYALPIISDIVQDSSKQLITVNGHNFFTDNGLVGVFFDNVYQKNINITINHTQIQVMGFNRVDPGPMSIAIVIKDVYIEKNYIHCFPAIITSISSVSNELGGIVTIKGSKLSSTSNSSLIPTITIGKKQCKFIKSSTTELECKLDPNEFGGKKLSVDVNFNGCNSTSSSSIPVTFTYNIPTLSSGSFSNGVVALIGKNLGNYDESFIQLYASGINTKIDKFYTSSDEKSISFKLPLLRCKSFNISFNSDGISSNVLSISASLSINVINKPSVPNGTLNIEFYYIDCSISSSSTPYITVGNFFTYQCSIPSLQSPTLDFYQTSCSIPYGTGMNKQFTFKYYSYEVNEKFSYSPPKVESRSFSNDKTIITINGNNFGNSKSLIQVYFNGNDISSKIQSLNNNQFTFKILNSYKSGPINITVDGSSMDSLFYLTLPPIINDIINKDNKTLSCGSLITVSGNNLLTNDEEFKVKVLANNQDTTIIKQDENILLVKSDNNESPLNVSVFIGNDLIISNVTLTYLEPIITVIPTIKNNKDGISIIIGGISLSNIINASLTLSSNDNNNTIIPLKCNLQCSLSPNGTFYINNTISSNEIDITNRLLCHSNSIVNETSGVLNLHFTSISFHHFVKIDESESTSSSPLSSSSSSSSSSSSSSSSSSSSSSSSSSSSSFSGGSKSSKLSSSTIAGITIGFFSVVGVFVDIF, from the exons atgattacattaaaaactatattatttttaatttttttagtttcatTTGTTTCAtcagataataaaattaaaccacCTATAGCATGGG agGTAATACGCAATGAAACTTCTTTGATATTAACATATTATAAAAGTCAACCTTATGTTACGAGTCTTATTATGTTCAAAGACAAAACCACTCCAAGAACTGATTttccaaattattttaattgtagtCTCATTGTTGGAGAATTTAGATATTGTATATTCCATTCTGAACTTCCTTTTTCAAGATTCTGGGGTAGTATTTATAGTAAGGTATGTGCAAGAGAAGAAGCAGATCCAAGAGAGGATTGCACGTCCTATACATTAGATGAAGTGATATATATTCATCCATATAATGTTAAATTTAGTGGGCCTGTACCAACATCAGGaggtgatattattattaacggTACTTTTTTAAGAATCTCAGGAGGTCCAAATACAATGGATTATGTCGTCCATGGTTCTTTTTCGAAAGTGGTTGTCAAAGGTAATTTCTCAGATCCATCATTTAACTGTAATAATATCACCGTTACGATTCCACCAGGTGGCGGATTTTTTAAACTAATTTTTGGCGAACTTGGAGGAGGAGAATTTGATATTTCATATGCACTTCCAATAATTTCAGATATTGTCCAGGATTCATCAAAACAACTAATTACAGTTAATGGCCATAACTTTTTTACTGATAATGGATTGGTAggtgttttttttgataatgtctaccaaaaaaatataaatattacaaTCAATCATACACAAATTCAAGTGATGGGATTTAATAGAGTTGATCCTGGTCCAATGTctattgctattgttatAAAAGATGTATATATCGAAAAGAATTATATTCATTGTTTCCCAGCAATAATaacatcaatatcatcagTATCAAATGAATTGGGTGGTATTGTAACAATTAAAGGTTCAAAGTTATCTTCAacttcaaattcatcattaattccaacaattacaattggtaaaaaacaatgtaaatttattaaatcatcaacaactgAATTAGAATGTAAATTAGATCCAAATGAATTTGGCGGTAAAAAGTTATCAGTTGATGTTAATTTCAATGGTTGTAATTCAACAAGTTCTAGTAGTATTCCTGTAACATTTACATATAATATCCCAACATTATCAAGTGGGTCATTTTCAAATGGTGTCGTTGCTTTAATTGGGAAAAACCTAGGAAATTATGATGAATCATTCATTCAATTATATGCAAGTGGAATTAATACAAAAATTGACAAATTTTATACATCATCTGATGAAAAGAgtatatcatttaaattaccacTTTTGAGatgtaaatcatttaatataaGTTTCAATAGTGATGGGATTTCTTCAAATGTACTTTCAATTTCagcatcattatcaattaatgtaattaataaaccaTCAGTACCAAATGGaacattaaatattgaattttattatatcgATTGTTCAATTagttcatcatcaacaccatATATTACAGTTGGTAACTTCTTTACCTATCAATGTTCAATACCATCATTACAATCACCAACATTAGATTTTTATCAAACATCATGTTCAATACCATATGGTACTGGTATGAATAAACAATTCacattcaaatattattcatatgaagtaaatgaaaaattttcatATTCACCACCAAAAGTTGAATCACGTTCATTCTCTAAtgataaaactattattacaattaatggtaataattttggtaattcaaaatcattgaTTCAAGTTTATTTCAATGGTAATGATATTTCATCaaaaattcaatcattaaataataatcaatttacatttaaaatattaaattcatatAAAAGTGGtccaattaatattactgtAGATGGTAGTAGTATGGATtcgttattttatttaacatTACCCCCtattattaatgatataataaataaagataataaaacattaaGTTGTGGAAGTTTAATTACAGTTTCAggcaataatttattaacaaatGATGAAGAATTCAAAGTTAAAGTATTAGCAAATAATCAAGAtacaacaataattaaacaaGATGAAAACATATTATTAGTTAAATCTGATAATAATGAGAGTCCACTAAATGTTTCAGTATTTAttggtaatgatttaataatatcaaatgTAACATTAACATATTTAGAACCAATAATTACAGTAATTCcaactattaaaaataataaagatggtatttcaataataattggtGGGATTAGTTTgtcaaatattattaatgcAAGTTTAACACTCtcttcaaatgataataataatactataaTACCTCTTAAATGTAATTTACAATGTAGTTTGTCCCCAAATGGcacattttatattaataatacaataagttcaaatgaaattgatattaCTAATCGTTTATTATGCCATTCAAACTCAATTGTTAATGAGACATCAGGAGTATTAAATCTTCATTTTACTTCGATATCATTCCATCATTTTGTTAAAATTGATGAATCTGAATCTACTTCATCTTCgccattatcatcatcatcatcatcatcatcatcatcatcatcatcatcatcatcatcatcatcatcatcatcatcatcatcatcatcatcgtcatttAGTGGCGGAAGTAAATCAAGTAAATTATCAAGTAGTACAATTGCTGGTATtacaattggtttttttagtGTTGTTGGGGTTTTTGTtgatatattttaa
- the tgrK2 gene encoding immunoglobulin E-set domain-containing protein, giving the protein MILKTILIFSFLVSFFSTAHSIEKPFVIEEIHNETSLIFKFYKERSYISRLEMYKDRETPRTDFPNYFDCTLIIGEYRYCVLHSDLPFSRLWGSIYSKVCVRDVSSPRVDCISYKIIDVSYVAPVNVKFTSLPPTSGGDVVINGSFLRFVGGPNKLDHSIPPFNPFYVKGDFSDPSFNCNNITVTFPPGSGSFWVFFIDGVSGEYLISYAHPKISGFIVDLSKNVIIIDGDNFFTNKSLVQVYFDDIQQQNISITISHTQIQVINFNRIDPGPMSVLITVNGVQTQNNYTHCFPSIITSISSVSNDLGGIVTIKGSKLSSTSNSSIIPSITIGNKQCKFIKSTTTELECKLDPNISSGKKLSVDVNFNGCNSTSSGSSPVTFTYNIPALSSGSFSNGIVTLIGENLGNNKESFIQLYTNEINIKIEKFNISSDQKSLTFKLPHLKCKSFNINFTRNNISINTISISASLSNNVINKPSVSNGTLFIELYYIDCPISSSSKPTITVGNSLTNQCSIPLLKSSTSDYYETTCLIPFGTGINRQFALKYNSELVNNIFSYAPPIINDIINKDNKTLSCGSIITVSGNNLLTNDEEFKVKVLANNQDTTIIKQDENILLVKYDINESPLNVSVFIGNDLIKSNVILTFLQPIITVIPNIKNNKDGISIIIGGISLSNIINSSLTLSLNDNLNTIIPLKCNLQCSLFPNDTFYYNNTVLSSNEIHITNYTDSLLCHSNSIINETSGVLNIQFAQTSFHYDVKIDEIESSSSSFSQSSSPSSSPSSSPPSSTSLSSSPSSSSSSSISGGSKSLSGTVASITIACVAVVGALVAII; this is encoded by the exons atgatattaaaaacaatattaattttttcgtttttagtttcatttttttcaactgctcattcaattgaaaaacctTTTGTAATAG AGGAAATACACAATGAAActtctttgatttttaaattttataaagaaaGGTCTTATATTAGCCGTCTGGAAATGTATAAAGACCGAGAAACTCCAAGAACTGATTTTCCAAATTATTTCGACTGTACTCTCATTATTGGAGAATATAGATATTGTGTTTTGCATTCTGACCTTCCTTTTTCTAGACTATGGGGTAGTATTTATAGTAAGGTATGTGTAAGAGATGTATCAAGTCCAAGAGTGGATTGTATTTCATATAAGATAATAGATGTTTCATATGTGGCTCCAGTAAATGTCAAATTTACCAGTCTTCCTCCAACCTCAGGAGGTGATGTCGTTATAAATGGTAGTTTTTTAAGGTTCGTTGGAGGTCCAAATAAACTTGATCATAGCATTCCTCCTTTTAACCCATTTTATGTTAAAGGCGATTTCTCAGATCCATCATTTAACTGTAATAATATCACTGTTACATTTCCACCAGGTTCCGGATCATTTTgggtattttttattgacGGAGTAAGTGgtgaatatttaatttcttatGCACACCCAAAAATTTCAGGTTTTATTGTggatttatcaaaaaatgtaataataattgatggAGATAACTTTTTTACTAATAAATCTTTGGTTCAAGTTTATTTTGATGATatccaacaacaaaatataagTATTACAATTAGTCATACACAAATTCAAGTAATAAACTTCAATAGAATCGATCCTGGTCCAATGTCTGTTCTTATTACAGTAAATGGAGTTCAAACCCAAAATAATTATACTCATTGTTTCCCGTCAATTATTACATCAATATCTTCAGTATCAAATGATTTGGGTGGTATAGTAACAATTAAAGGTTCAAAGTTATCTTCAACTTCAAATTCATCGATAATTCCTTCAATTACAATTGGTAATAAACaatgtaaatttattaaatcaacaacaactgaATTAGAATGTAAATTAGATCCAAATATATCTAGTGGTAAAAAGTTATCAGTTGATGTTAATTTCAATGGTTGTAATTCAACAAGTTCTGGTAGTAGTCCTGTAACATTTACATATAATATTCCAGCACTATCAAGTGGGTCATTTTCAAATGGTATCGTTACATTAATTGGGGAGAAtcttggtaataataaagaatcatTCATTCAATTATATactaatgaaattaatataaaaattgaaaaatttaatatatcatCTGATCAAAAGAGTTTAACATTTAAATTGCCACATTTAAAatgtaaatcatttaatattaatttcactcgtaataatatttcaattaacacaatttcaatttcggcatcattatcaaataatgtaattaataaaccaTCAGTATCAAATGGaacattatttattgaattgtATTATATCGATTGTCCAATTAGTTCATCATCAAAACCAACTATTACAGTTGGTAATTCATTAACCAATCAATGTtcaataccattattaaaatcatcaacatcagATTATTATGAAACAACATGTTTAATACCATTTGGTACTGGTATCAATAGACAATTCGCATTGAAATATAATTCAGAGTTAGTAAATAACATTTTCTCATATGCACCACCtattattaatgatataataaataaagataataaaacattaaGTTGTGGAAGTATTATAACAGTTTCaggtaataatttattaacaaatGATGAAGAATTCAAAGTTAAAGTATTAGCAAATAATCAAGAtacaacaataattaaacaaGATGAAAACATATTATTAGTTAAATATGATATTAATGAGAGTCCACTAAATGTTTCAGTATTTATTGGTAATGATTTGATAAAATCAAATGtaatattaacatttttacAACCAATAATTACAGTTAttccaaatattaaaaataataaagatggtatttcaataataattggtGGAATTAGTTTGTcgaatattattaattcaagtTTAACACTctctttaaatgataatttaaatactaTTATACCTCTTAAATGTAATTTACAATGTAGTCTATTTCCAAATGatacattttattataataatacagTATTAAgttcaaatgaaattcatATTACAAATTATACTGATAGTTTATTATGtcattcaaattcaataattaatgaaaCATCAGGAgtattaaatattcaatttgcTCAAACTTCATTCCATTATGATgttaaaattgatgaaattgaatcttcatcatcatcattttcacaatcatcttcaccatcatcttcaccatcatcttcaccaccatcttcaacatcattatcatcttcaccatcatcatcatcatcatcatcaataagTGGTGGAAGTAAATCATTAAGTGGTACAGTTGCAAGTATTACAATTGCTtgtgttgctgttgttggtgCTCTTGTTgctataatttaa